The DNA sequence CTGGCCCTTCAGGTGGGGGCCGAGCTGCTTGACCGCTACCCCGACGGCGTGTGGCTCGTGGACCTGACCCAGGTCTCAGACCCCGACCTCGTCGCCCAGGCCGCCGCCACCTCCCTGGGCTACAAGCAGGAGCAGGGCCGCACGTTCACCGAGACCCTGACCGCCCACCTTGCCAACAAGACGATGCTGCTTCTGCTCGACAACTGCGAGCAGGTGGTCGCCACCGCCGCGTCGCTGGTCGAGACGCTGCTGGTCACCTGCCCCGGCACAAGCGTCCTGGCCACCTCCCGGGAGCCCCTGGGGGTGCCGGGCGAGGTGGCGTGGCGGGTGCCGAACATGTCCACTCCCGGTGAGAGCCCGCCGGCCAGGCTGGAGGTGTTCACGCAATACGAGGCCGTCCGGCTGTTCATCGACCGCGCGAGGAAGGCGCGAACCGGCTTCGCCGTGACCGAGCAGAACGCGCCCGCGATCGCTCAGCTGTGTCACCGCTTGGACGGAATCCCTTTGGCCATCGAGCTCGCCGCCGCACGTTCGCGTGTGCTGACGCCTCAGCAGATATGCGAGGGACTGACGCGGAGACTGGACCTCCTAACAGGCGGGGCGCGCACCGCCTTCCCGCGCCAGCAGACGCTGCGGGCCTCGATCGACTGGAGCCACGACCTCCTGTCCGAGGAGGAGCGGATCCTGTTCCGGGGTCTGTCGGTGTTCGCCGGGGGCTTCACCCTTCAGGCTGCGGACGAGGTCTGCCTCGATGGAGTGCTCGATGTCCTGGCGCATCTGGTGGACAGGTCCCTGGTGGTCATGGAGGAGCAGGGGGAGTCGGCTCGCTACCGGCTGCTGGAGACCGTGCGGCACTACGCTGACGAACGCCTGCGCGAAGCAGGAGAGATCAGTGACCTCCGCAACCGCCACCTCGTCTTCTACGTTCGCGCCGCCGAGCAGATGGAGGCGCGGATGTACGGACCGGATCAGGCCGAGGCCTTCGCGTACCTGGACTCCGAGCGAGGAAACCTGGCCGCCGCGCTCACCTGGGCCCAGGAGTCGGGACAGTTCGAGCTCGGACTGCGATTGGCGTCGTCCCTCTGGCTCTACTGGTACTCGCGGGGGCTCTGGTCGGAGGGGCTCAGCTTCTACGAGTCACTTCAGCCGGGGCTCGACTCGGTCTCCCCCCGGTTGCGGTCGCAGGTGCTGTTCGGGCTCGCCAACGTCCTGCGGCCCCTGAACCGCATCGCGGAAGCGTTGGAGGCCGAAGAGGCTTCACTGGGAGCCGCTCTGGACGCCGGGGACAAGGACGTGTACTGCCGGGCGCTGTTCAACCATGCCTTCGGGCGCGCTCTTGACGCGCAGCTGGAGGAGAGCATCCGCCTCGCCGGGGAGGTGGGAGATGCCTTCGTACGTGCGAAGGCTCTTACTCTTATCGGCGGACGCATGGTGCGCGCCGGCGACGTTCCCGGCGCCATCGAGCGTTACGAGGCTGCTATAGCCGGGGCCCGGGCAGGCGGAGACCGCGCGAGCATGCACGAGGCCTTGCTGTTCCTGGGGTGGACGCACATCTGGCGGGGGGAGTTCGAGGCGGCGCGGGCGTGCCTGGACGAAGGGCTGGATCTGGCTCGCGGCTACTGCGCGATGTGCTTCGGAGGGGGCCACGGTATGAAGTCGACGCTGGAGCTGATGACGGGCGACAGGGAGCGAGCCAGGCAGCTCGCAGACGCGGGTCTTGCCGTCAGCGAGGAGTTCGGCAACTCGGTGGGAGCAGCCCTGTGCGCCTGTGCGGGTGCGAGCGTAGCAATCGCCGACGGGGACGCGGATCGAGCTAAGACTCTCGCCGCCCAAGCTCAGGAGTCGGTCACTCGAGGATCAATGGTGGCCAGTCAGGCCAGAGGGCTGATGGCCTCCGGAGAAGCTTCCATGTCCGCGGGTGATCTCGAGGCGGCCCGTCCGACTCTCGAGAAGGCGCTCGCCACCGCTCAGGAGGTGGGCACCCCATTCTGGATCGAGCGGTCGCTGCTGGCCCTCGGACGCCTCGCGGTCATCGACGGAAACGTGGATCAGGCTGAATCCACCCTCCACCAGGCCTTGACCCTCCAGCTGTCCGTCGAGGACCGCCTTGGCGAGATCGAGAGCGTGGAAGAGCTGGCTTGCATCGAGTCCCGCCGAGGGCTGCACGCCGAGGCAGTCCGCCTGATGGCCGCCGCTCAGCGGCAGCGGGAGGCCATCGGCTTCCGGCTGCGGTGGCGGCCCCTGGAGAACGACCTGCATCCGTCGAGAGAGGCGCTGGCCGCCAGTTTCGATGAAGCATGGAACGAGGGCGCAGCCATGGAGCGTGACGAGCTGATCGCCTACGTACAGCGCGGCCAGGGAGAAGGAGGCGTCCGCCCTCCGGCTGGAAGAGCCTGACCCCCACGGAGATCGAAGTCGTGAAGCTCGCCGCGGAGGGCCTGACAACCCCCAAGTTGCCGAGCGCCTGTTTGTGATCCACCACACCACCCGTACCCACCTGCAACACGTCTTCTCAAAGCTAGGGGTGAAGTCGCGGGCAGAGCTTGCGGTCCAAGCAACCCGCCGCGACCTGTAGAGGCTCCGGTTGCCGTGGTTGAGTCCGTTGCGGGGCGGGCCCGGTCGCGAGTTCCGCAGCCAGCGGCGCGAAGCGGCGCGCCAGCGAGGACTGCAGAGCAGGCGGGTCCGCCCCGCAGCGCAACCAAATGGGAACATCGGATCGTCACCAAAGGATCAACGTGATAGCGTCCGACGATGGAGCCTGAGCTTCATCCCGACCTGCTTCCTGTCTCGTTCCTGGTCGGGACGTGGCTCGGCCACGGGACCGGCGAGTACCCCACGATCAAGCCGTTTCGGTACAACGAGGAAGTCCGGTTCTGGCACGTCGGCAAGGCCTTTTTGGCCTACGAGCAGCGGACCTGGGCCCCCGACACCGGGCGCCCCATGCACTCCGAGATGGGGTACTGGCGCTGCAACAGCGACGGCGACCTGCAGGTGGTTCTGACGCACCCGACGGGTGTGGTCGAGGTGAGTGAGGGGACCGTGCGGGGTGCGGCCATCGAGTTCGCGACGACGCACATCGCGCTGGTGCCGGGGGCAAAGGACGTGGAGAAGCTCCAGCGCAGCTTCCTCATTGCGGGGGACCTGCTCACCTACGAGGTCCGGATGGCGGCGGTCGGGGAGCCTCTGCAGCACCACCTGGCGGCGGAGCTTAACCGCGTCCCGCCGCGCGAGGTCGCCGTGGAGGTAGCGGAGGAGACCCTGACCTGACCCGGTGCGGTCGGCGCGGGAGCCGTCCGATAGCCTGATCCGATGCCCTTGGAAGTGGTCGACCTGCGCGCGGAGTCGTCCGTCCCGGACGTCCTGACGCGCCGCCACGGCGGGTGGGACCGTCCGGAGCTGGCGAAGCCGGCGGCTGTGGTCCGCAAGATCCTGAGCGATGTCCGAGAGGACGGTGATGCGGCCGTCTGCGCCTACACCAAGTCGCTGGACGGCGCGGACCTCACCGCCGAGGGGCTGCGGATGTCGCACGTGGACAGGGACCTGGCAGCCGCCCGCGTCGACCGC is a window from the Actinomycetota bacterium genome containing:
- a CDS encoding NB-ARC domain-containing protein encodes the protein LRSLDSLPNNLPVQLTSFVGRRDQIAEVCRLMDETRILTLTGAGGCGKTRLALQVGAELLDRYPDGVWLVDLTQVSDPDLVAQAAATSLGYKQEQGRTFTETLTAHLANKTMLLLLDNCEQVVATAASLVETLLVTCPGTSVLATSREPLGVPGEVAWRVPNMSTPGESPPARLEVFTQYEAVRLFIDRARKARTGFAVTEQNAPAIAQLCHRLDGIPLAIELAAARSRVLTPQQICEGLTRRLDLLTGGARTAFPRQQTLRASIDWSHDLLSEEERILFRGLSVFAGGFTLQAADEVCLDGVLDVLAHLVDRSLVVMEEQGESARYRLLETVRHYADERLREAGEISDLRNRHLVFYVRAAEQMEARMYGPDQAEAFAYLDSERGNLAAALTWAQESGQFELGLRLASSLWLYWYSRGLWSEGLSFYESLQPGLDSVSPRLRSQVLFGLANVLRPLNRIAEALEAEEASLGAALDAGDKDVYCRALFNHAFGRALDAQLEESIRLAGEVGDAFVRAKALTLIGGRMVRAGDVPGAIERYEAAIAGARAGGDRASMHEALLFLGWTHIWRGEFEAARACLDEGLDLARGYCAMCFGGGHGMKSTLELMTGDRERARQLADAGLAVSEEFGNSVGAALCACAGASVAIADGDADRAKTLAAQAQESVTRGSMVASQARGLMASGEASMSAGDLEAARPTLEKALATAQEVGTPFWIERSLLALGRLAVIDGNVDQAESTLHQALTLQLSVEDRLGEIESVEELACIESRRGLHAEAVRLMAAAQRQREAIGFRLRWRPLENDLHPSREALAASFDEAWNEGAAMERDELIAYVQRGQGEGGVRPPAGRA
- a CDS encoding FABP family protein, whose protein sequence is MEPELHPDLLPVSFLVGTWLGHGTGEYPTIKPFRYNEEVRFWHVGKAFLAYEQRTWAPDTGRPMHSEMGYWRCNSDGDLQVVLTHPTGVVEVSEGTVRGAAIEFATTHIALVPGAKDVEKLQRSFLIAGDLLTYEVRMAAVGEPLQHHLAAELNRVPPREVAVEVAEETLT